AGACTTCAATTTATCAAAGTCTATGGaactttatgttttctttatatatgtagTCGGGAAGACACTTCATAAAAAGatccaaaacactaatttactattattattcggaaaactttgttttttcacaaatataaaagttttcatatttaGTGAGAAAATGAGCTTCCTTATTCGTTCCATCTGTTTCCTTATCCTCATTCCTAGTTTTCTAATCACGTTTGTTTCAGCTACGCAACACTTGTGTCATTCCGACCAAAAGGATGCTCTTCTTGATTTCAAGAATGAGTTTGGGATGGTTGATTCAAAATCATGGGTGAACAAAAGTGATTGTTGTTCGTGGGATGGTATCACGTGTGATGCTAAGTCGGGAAACGTGATCGGGCTAGACCTTAGTTCTATCTTCCTCTATGGCCAGCTCAAATCCAACAGTAGTCTTTTTAAACTGCGTCATCTCCGTGATCTAAACCTCGCTAACAACAATTTCAACAATTCGCCAATACCAGCTGAGTTTGATAAACTCACAGGGCTAGAAAGACTTGACCTCTCTCAGTCTTCACTTTCAGGCCAAATTCCAatcaatcttcttcagctAACAAAGTTGGTGTCTCTCGATCTTTCTTCTAGTGATTTTTTCGGTGATGAatcttttcattatttatcCATTGATAAATCTTTTCTTCCTCTACTTGCTCGAAACTTGAGGAACCTTAGAGAACTAGATATGAGCTACGTAAAAATTTCTTCAGAAATCCCCGAGGAGTTTTCAAACATACGGTCTCTAAGATCTCTAAATCTTAATGGCTGCAACCTATTTGGAGAATTTCCAAGCAGTATTCTTCTGATTCCCAACTTACAATCTATTGACTTAGGGAACAATCCTAATCTGAGAGGCAATCTTCCCGTTTTTCATGAAAACAACTCTTTGCTAAAGTTGACCATTTTGTACACATCCTTTTCAGGTGCCATACCTGACTCCATTAGTAGCCTAAAAAATTTGACCTCTTTGACCCTTTCcgtttcttatttctctggGAAGATTCCATTTTCACTTGGGAATCTTTCCCATCTCTCCCATCTTAGTCTCTCTTCTAATAATCTTATTGGTGAAATCCCATCTTCAATTGGCAATCTAAACCAATTGACCAATTTTTATGTTGGTGGTAACAAGCTTAGTGGAAACTTGCCAGCTACGCTAAGCAATTTGACCAAACTAAatacaatctctctctcttccaacCAGTTCACAGGTTCCCTTCCACCTAGCATTAGCCAACTCTCTAAACTGAAGTTCTTTTTTGCTGATGATAATCCTTTTATAGGAGCCATTCTTTCACCCCTACTCAAGATTCCCTCATTGACTAGGATCCATTTGAGTTATAACCAACTCAACGACCTTGTTGGGATTGAGAATATCTTTATGTTACCTAATTTAGAAACCTTTTATATTTACCATTACAATTACACCAAAGTCCGTCCACTTGACTTAAATGTCTTCTCGTCTCTCAAGCAGCTAGGCACATTATATATCTCACGCATCCCCATTTCAACCACAAACATCACTTCTGATTTTCCATCAAATTTGGAATATTTGAGCTTAAGAAGCTGCAACATCACTGACTTCCCTGAGTTCATAAGAAAGGGGAGAAATCTACAGATTCTAGATCtttccaacaacaaaatcaaaggtCAAGTACCAGACTGGTTGTGGAGAATGCCAACGTTGAATAGTGTGGATCTTTCTAACAACTCGCTCAGCGGTTTCCATGTATCCGTAAAAGCATCTCCCGAGAGTCAACTCACGAGTGTAGACCTAAGCTCAAATGCTTTTCAAGGACCACTCTTCCTCCCGTCCAAGTCTCTCAGATATTTTTCTGGTTCCAACAATAACTTCACCGGAAAGATACCTCGATCAATATGTGGACTAAGCTCTCTAGAGATCCTAGATCTATCAAACAACAACCTCAACGGCTCACTCCCTTGGTGTTTAGAAACTCTTATGAGTTCTCTTTCAGATCTAGATCTCCGTAACAACAGCCTCAGCGGAAGTCTTCCTGAAATATTTATGAATGCCACGAAGTTAAGGTCACTTGACGTCAGCCACAACCGAATGGAGGGAAAGCTTCCTGGTTCTCTTACTGGTTGCTCTTCTCTGGAAGTTCTAAATGTGGGAAGCAATAGAATCAACGACATGTTTCCCTTCGAGTTGAATTCTTTACAGAAGCTTCAAGTTCTTGTCCTCCACTCTAACAAGTTTCATGGCACATTACATAACGTTGATGgggtttggtttggatttCCTCAGTTGCAAATCATTGATGTATCACATAATGACTTCTTCGGTATCTTGCCATCTGATTACTTCATGAACTGGACTGCGATGTCCTCCAAGaaagataataatatagaGCC
This sequence is a window from Arabidopsis thaliana chromosome 1 sequence. Protein-coding genes within it:
- the RLP7 gene encoding receptor like protein 7 (receptor like protein 7 (RLP7); FUNCTIONS IN: kinase activity; INVOLVED IN: signal transduction, defense response; LOCATED IN: endomembrane system; EXPRESSED IN: stem, stamen; EXPRESSED DURING: 4 anthesis; CONTAINS InterPro DOMAIN/s: Leucine-rich repeat-containing N-terminal domain, type 2 (InterPro:IPR013210), Leucine-rich repeat (InterPro:IPR001611); BEST Arabidopsis thaliana protein match is: receptor like protein 6 (TAIR:AT1G45616.1); Has 144165 Blast hits to 35486 proteins in 1317 species: Archae - 51; Bacteria - 13451; Metazoa - 35189; Fungi - 1938; Plants - 82186; Viruses - 41; Other Eukaryotes - 11309 (source: NCBI BLink).), translating into MELYVFFIYVVGKTLHKKIQNTNLLLLFGKLCFFTNIKVFIFSEKMSFLIRSICFLILIPSFLITFVSATQHLCHSDQKDALLDFKNEFGMVDSKSWVNKSDCCSWDGITCDAKSGNVIGLDLSSIFLYGQLKSNSSLFKLRHLRDLNLANNNFNNSPIPAEFDKLTGLERLDLSQSSLSGQIPINLLQLTKLVSLDLSSSDFFGDESFHYLSIDKSFLPLLARNLRNLRELDMSYVKISSEIPEEFSNIRSLRSLNLNGCNLFGEFPSSILLIPNLQSIDLGNNPNLRGNLPVFHENNSLLKLTILYTSFSGAIPDSISSLKNLTSLTLSVSYFSGKIPFSLGNLSHLSHLSLSSNNLIGEIPSSIGNLNQLTNFYVGGNKLSGNLPATLSNLTKLNTISLSSNQFTGSLPPSISQLSKLKFFFADDNPFIGAILSPLLKIPSLTRIHLSYNQLNDLVGIENIFMLPNLETFYIYHYNYTKVRPLDLNVFSSLKQLGTLYISRIPISTTNITSDFPSNLEYLSLRSCNITDFPEFIRKGRNLQILDLSNNKIKGQVPDWLWRMPTLNSVDLSNNSLSGFHVSVKASPESQLTSVDLSSNAFQGPLFLPSKSLRYFSGSNNNFTGKIPRSICGLSSLEILDLSNNNLNGSLPWCLETLMSSLSDLDLRNNSLSGSLPEIFMNATKLRSLDVSHNRMEGKLPGSLTGCSSLEVLNVGSNRINDMFPFELNSLQKLQVLVLHSNKFHGTLHNVDGVWFGFPQLQIIDVSHNDFFGILPSDYFMNWTAMSSKKDNNIEPEYIQNPSVYGSSLGYYTSLVLMSKGVSMEMERVLTIYTAIDLSGNQLHGKIPDSIGLLKELRILNMSSNGFTGHIPSSLANLKNLESLDISQNNISGEIPPELGTLSSLAWINVSHNQLVGSIPQGTQFQRQKCSSYEGNPGLNGPSLENVCGHIKESTPTQTEPLETKEEEEEESFSWIAAGLGFAPGVVFGLAMGYIVVSYKHQWFMKTFGRSKQQNTRTR